From Mus musculus strain C57BL/6J chromosome 17, GRCm38.p6 C57BL/6J, the proteins below share one genomic window:
- the Dlk2 gene encoding protein delta homolog 2 isoform X1, translated as MPSGCRCLNLVCLLCILGATSQPARADDCSSHCDLAHGCCAPDGSCRCDPGWEGLHCERCVRMPGCQHGTCHQPWQCICHSGWAGKFCDKDEHICTSQSPCQNGGQCVYDGGGEYHCVCLPGFHGRGCERKAGPCEQAGFPCRNGGQCQDNQGFALNFTCRCLAGFMGAHCEVNVDDCLMRPCANGATCIDGINRFSCLCPEGFAGRFCTINLDDCASRPCQRGARCRDRVHDFDCLCPSGYGGKTCELVLPAPEPASVGTPQMPTSAVVVPATGPAPHSAGAGLLRISVKEVVRRQESGLGESSLVALVVFGSLTAALVLATVLLTLRAWRRGICPTGPCCYPAPHYAPARQDQECQVSMLPAGFPLSPDLPPEPGKTTAL; from the exons ATGCCCAGCGGCTGCCGCTGCCTAAATCTCGTGTGCCTGCTGTGCATCCTGGGGGCAACCAGCCAGCCTGCCAGAG CGGATGACTGCAGCTCCCACTGTGACCTGGCCCACGGCTGCTGCGCTCCTGACGGCTCCTGCAG GTGTGACCCAGGCTGGGAGGGGCTGCACTGTGAGCGCTGTGTGAGGATGCCTGGCTGCCAGCACGGTACCTGCCACCAGCCCTGGCAGTGCATCTGCCACAGTGGCTGGGCAGGAAAGTTCTGTGACAAAG ATGAGCACATCTGTACCTCACAATCACCCTGCCAGAATGGAGGCCAGTGTGTGTATGACGGGGGTGGTGAGTACCACTGTGTGTGCCTGCCAGGCTTCCATGGACGTGGCTGTGAGCGCAAGGCTGGACCTTGTGAGCAGGCAGG cttccCGTGCCGGAATGGAGGGCAgtgccaggacaaccagggttttGCCCTCAACTTCACATGCCGCTGCTTGGCAGGATTCATGGGTGCCCACTGTGAGGTCAATGTGGACGACTGTCTGATGCGGCCTTGCGCCAATGGTGCCACATGCATTGATGGCATAAACCGcttttcctgcctctgtcctgAGGGCTTCGCTGGACGCTTCTGCACCATCAACCTGGATGACTGTGCCAGCCGCCCATGCCAGAGAGGGGCCCGCTGCAGGGACCGTGTCCATGACTTTGACTGCCTGTGCCCCAGTGGCTATGGTGGTAAGACTTGTGAACTTGTCCTACCTGCTCCAGAGCCTGCCTCAGTGGGCACCCCACAAATGCCCACCTCAGCTGTAGTTGTACCTGCCACGGGGCCGGCCCCTCACAGTGCGGGGGCGGGCCTGCTAAGGATCTCAGTGAAGGAGGTGGTACGGAGGCAAGAGTCTGGGCTTGGTGAATCTAGCCTGGTTGCCCTGGTGGTGTTTGGGTCTCTCACTGCTGCGCTGGTCCTGGCCACGGTGCTGCTGACCCTGAGGGCATGGCGCCGAGGTATATGCCCCACTGGACCCTGCTGCTACCCAGCCCCACACTATGCCCCAGCTCGGCAGGATCAGGAGTGCCAGGTTAGCATGCTGCCAGCGGGGTTCCCTCTGTCCCCAGACCTGCCCCCTGAGCCTGGTAAGACCACAGCGCTGTGA